ATGCGCAGTATCAACGAGGCCGCACCGGGTAGCCTGACGGCCGACGACCAGCACGAAAGCGGCGAGCGCAGGCGACTGTTTCTCATACTGCTGGTGGCCATGACGTTCGGTGGCCTGGCCTACCGCGCCAACACCGTGGCCCAGCCGGCCTACTTTGACGCCAGGGTAGGGCAGATGGGCCACGGCGTGGCCACGTCGCTGGTCTACGGGCTGGGCATCCTCGGTCAATGGGCCGGCGGCCGCCTGGCCGATCGCTACGACCTTCGCATTCTTTATCTCTGCTTCCAGGCCCTGGCGCTGCCCTTCGTGTTGCTGATGAGCGTGTTGGCCGGCTTGCCACTGTTGGTCGCGGCGGCTGGCTACGTGTTTTTTGCCATCGGCATGCAGCCCATAGAGAACAGTCTCGTGGCACGCTTCACGCCCGACCGTTGGCGTTGCACGGGCTACGGCCTCAAGTTCTCGGTGGTGTTCGGCATAGGTGCGCTGTCGGTACGCGGGGTGCAGCAGTTTCTCGAGCACGGCACGCTGTCGGGCGTGTTCGTCGCGGTGGGCGGCATCATAGCGCTGCTGGTCTGCGTGGCTGCCTACCTGGCCTGGCGCACGCGTGCGGCACCCATACTCAACTACGCCGCCACCCCGGTGGCCGAACGCCAGTCCGGATAATCAGTTCAGGGAGTAGAGCAGCACGTCCACCGGAAACGAGCCTTCGATGGCATCGGTGCTGGCGCTGGGAAACGAGGGCGGGTCGCCATCGGCGTCCAGCAGGTAAACGTCCACGCGGTCGAGCCCAGCCTGGGCCACGTACAGCACCCCCCGGTTAAGGGCCAGTCGGCTGGTGAACGCCGAGGTGTCGGCCAGCGTAGAAGACCGTGGCAGCAGGTCGGGAAGGCTGCCGTCAGGGTTAACGTCGTATACATCAACACGACCCGAGCTGTACGCGGCGGTGTACATGCGCCGACCGTTGTCCGAAAGGGCCATGTGCGTGTACCACTCCTCGGGGGCAGTCTCGGAGTCGGGCAGGTCGCTGAGCAGCCCCGTGGAGGGGTCCACGTCGTAGGCGTTTACGTTTTCGCCAAACAAGTCGGTGGCGTAGAGTATGCCGTTGCGAATCAGCAGTGCGTCCGAGTCGCCCACGAGCGTCTGTGGAACCTGGGGCTCGGGTTCGGAGGGCAGCCCGCCGCCGGCCTGCAGAAGATAGGTATCTATGCGATCCGTGTTCTGGGCAACGGCGTAGAGAAAACCGTTGGCCATGGCGATGCTGCGGTAGTCGGCCGCGAAACTCGAGACCTCCGAGTGGGGTACGCTGCTCAGCCCACCGAGCGAGTCGAGGCGATAGGCCGCCAGCAGGTTGCGGCGTCTTGCCGCCACGTAGAGGAAGTCGCCCGCCACTATCATTTCCATGTAGCTGGCGCCGGGCTGGATGTCGCTTTCCGACGACGGCTGCGCGGGCAGGCTGCCGTCGGCTGCCAGATTGAGCGAGACCAGCGAGTTGTCCAGGGCCACGTAGAGCACGTCGCCGGCCGCGGTCAGGCGCCTGGGGTTGATCAACGAGGTGCTGCTGAAAGGCAGCGCGTCGGGCAGGCCGTTGGAATCCAGTCGGTAGGCGTCCACGCTGTTGGATTGGGACGAGGCCACGTAGAGTACGGCTGCGCCCTGGTCGCCATCGCCGGGACCCGAGCCGGGCAGCGCAGTAGCCGTGCCGCCACCGGCCCCGCAGCCGCCTGTCAACGCGAGCACGAGCGCCAGGCCCGTGAGCAGGCAGGGCGAGGGTGTCAGCGGGCGGGTTGCACACGAACCAGACATGGAACAGAAGGAGTAACCGACGCGGCCCAAGGTGTCCAGCAGGCGCCGCGAATCACGACATGAGACAAGGAGCACCAGACGCCCGAGATTGGAATACCCTGCTGGTGCTGCGTGAGCGTCGCCTGGCGGGCCTGTTGAATAAGCTGCGCCCGCTGGGACGGTTTCGTACCTCGGGCTACCCCCGTGTCCTGCTCGGCATGGTGGACGACAAGGGCCACGACAGCGCGCCCGGCAACGAGGATCGCGATGGCAACGGCGATCGAATAGCCCGCGTGGTGGATTTTTTCGAACAGAACCCCGAGCTGGCTACCGAACTGCAGCGCGTGGTGCCCGTGGAGGCCTCGCCGCTTTTTGAACGCGACGACGTGACCGAGACTTTGTGCGTGGCCATGCACGACAAGGGGGTCGAGCTCGCCGGTCGGAGTTTTCACGTCAGGGCTCACCTGCGCGGGCTCAAGGGACGGCAGGAGACCACCGCCGTGGAGGGCGCACTGGGAGAGTTCCTGCTCGAGAGGGCCGAGTCCGGCGGCAGCGCGGCGACAGTGACCTTCGGCGATCCCGATGTCGTGGTCGCTGTCGAGGTGGCCGGAAGGCGCGCGGGCTACGCGTTTTTTGAGAGGGAGCAGCGCGCGTTGCCCCTGTTGTGGAAGGCCTGACGGCCTGGCCAGTACTCAGGGAGCCAGCTGTACCTTCACCGATCCGCTGGACTTGTCGCTGGCGCATTCAAAAGCGGCCTGTGCCTGCTCGAGCGGAAAGGTATGCGTCACCAGGGCACTCATGTCCGAAGAACGCTCGTCCAGCATCTCTATCGCCACGTCAAAATCCGAACGGTCGCCCGGCCGGTTGTAGACCATGGCGGCGGTGATGGTCACTTCTTTCATCAGCGCCGTCATCGGGTTGAACGCGGGTGCGTGGTCGAACACTCCCACCATGACAATCCTGCCACCGGGTGCCACGGCTTCTACCGAATCGGCCAGCGTGTCGGCCGAACCGCCCACGGTCTCGATGACCACGTCGGGTTTGACGGTAGACGAGGTGACACGGGTGGGGTCAATAACTTCGTTGCAACCCAGTGCAAGCGCCAGTTCTTTCTGGGCCGGGTAGCGGGCCGATACAGCCACGTGACGCGCGCCCAGTTGGCGGGCGGCCACAATGCTCAGCAGCCCAATGCTGCCCGCTCCGAGCACGAGCACGTTTGAATCCTCGCCTATGCCTCCCAGGCGAGCGGCGTGCACGCACACGGCGGTGGGTTCGACCAGGGCGCCCAGCGAATCGTCCACGCTGTCGGGCAGCGAGTACAGGCATTCGGCTGGAGCGAGCACGCGGTCGGCCATGCCCCCCGCGGCGGTTATGCCAAGCAGGCCAAGCCGTGGGCACAGGTGGTAATCGCCGCGCAGGCAGGCGGCGCAGGCGCCGCACCTGAGCAGCGGCTCGACGGCCACGCGTTGGCCGCTGTGAAGTCCTTCGACGCCGTCGCCCAGTGACTCGATCTCGCCGCACATTTCGTGTCCCGGGCACACGGCGGGCGTGGGTCCGTTGCCGTGGAACCAGTGCAGGTCACTGCCGCACACGCCGCAGCGAGACACCCTGAGCGCCACCTGCCCCGGGCCCGGCGCGAGGTCGTCGCTTTCGTGCAGCTCCAACTTGCCCGGCGCTGTAGCTTTCACTCGGCGCGACATGCCTCAGTTAAGTTCCTTGCTCGAGTAGCCCAGTATCGAGCGGGCCACGATCATCAGGTTGATCTGCTGCGTGCCCTCGAAGATGTCGTTGATCTTCGCGTCACGCATCCATTTCTCGAGCAGGTTTTTGCGCGAGTAGCCCAGTGGCCCGAGCAGCTCGACAGCCTTCTGGGTGATGAGTGTCACCGCCAGGCCCGCCTTGGACTTGCACATGGATGCCTCGCGGCTGTTGCGCTCGCCGCGGTCCATCATGTTACAGGCTCTCCAGGTCAGCAGCCGGGCTGCCTGCAGCTGCGACTGCATGTTGATGACTTCTTTTTCGAGCACGGTCATTTCGCGCGTACCCGCCTCGTAGCGAATCTCGATGCCGGCCTCGACGAGCGCGTCGGTGACGAAGTCTATCGCCGCCTGGGCTATGCCCAGAGCGCTGGCCGCCACTATGGGGCGGGTGGCGTCAAAAGTAGCCATGACTCCCTTGAAACCCTCGTGGCCCTTGTCCGAAATGTCGGCCGACCCCAGGAGATTGTCCGCGGGAATGCGGGCGTCTTCGAGCCTGATGGCGGCGGTGTCCGACGCGCGTATGCCCATCTTGTGCTCCAGCTTGTCGACGGTTACGCCCGGCGTGCCGGCGGGCACGATGAAGGACTTGATCGCGGCGCGCCCCTTCGATGCATCGAGAGTCGCCCACACGACCACGAAGCCGTCTGAGTCTTCGAGTGCGCGCTTACCCGAGGTGCAGAAGATCTTGGTGCCGTTGAGCACCCACTCGTCGCCGTCGCGCACCGCCGTGGTGGCCACCTGCTTGGAATCCGAGCCGAAATGCGGCTCGGTAATAGCCATTGCAGCCCAGCGGGGCTTGCCCGAATGAAAGTCGCCCAGGAAGCGCTTTTTCTGCTCGGGGGTGCCCGCCGCGTTGACCGCGGCGCCACCCAGGGCGGGGTTGGGGATGGAAAGATATAAGCCGGCGTCGCCCCAGGAGAGTTCTTCGATTTGTATGGCGGCTATCAGGGTCCGCTCTGACGGGCCCTTTTTCTTGTTTTCCGCGTCGCCGGAAATCTGCGCATCCGCAGGACTCGCGGAGCTGAACTCCCACATGGTGTTGAAAAAATCCCACGCGTCGCTGTGCTCGTTCTCGTCGAATTCACGAGAGATGGGCCGCATCATGTTTTCGGCCACCGCGTGTATGAGCTCGCGTCGTTGCAGGGCTGTCTCTGAAAGTGAAAAATCCATGTCGTTGTCTCCTCGTGTTTTTCTGCTGTCAGGCCGTGCCTGTTCAGACCGATGCCAGGCCCTCAAATATTGCGAAGCCGCGTCCGTTGCGGGCCCACAGTTCTACCGGATGGTCACGTATGAAGCCGTGACCGCCGAGCACCTGCACTCCATTGTCGGTAACCATCATCACCGCGTCGGCGGAGTAGCTCCTCGCGATAGACACCTCGCGCACCACGTCGCCACCCGAGTCGAGTTTCCACGCGGCTTCCTGGCCGAGCAGGCGGGCGGCGTCGACCTCTATCGCCATCTCGGCGAGCATGAAGGCGATGGCCTGTTTCTGGGCGATCATGGTTCCAAAGGCTTCGCGTTCCTTGGCGTAGTCGCAGGCGTATTCGAGCGACGCCTTGCCCACTCCAACCGCCATGGCCGACTGGGCCACGCGACAGCGACGGATGAGGTCCGAGGCGTCGCCTCCCAGGCGCATCGATGCCGGTACGCGGCAGTCCTTGAAGTGGATCTCGCGGGTGTCGAGCGCGTTGAGGCCCAGGTTTTTCTCGCGCTCGCTTATCTCGAGGCCCGGCGTGCCGGCGCGCACGGCCAGCGCGGCGATGCCGTTGTCGGCGGCCGCGTAGGCGATTATCCACGGCGACGCCGCTGCCAGCGCGACCTGGCATTTATCGCCGTTTATAACGTAGTCGTCGCCGTCGAGCACGGCGGTGGTCTTGAGGTCGAAGGCGCTGTTTCCCCAGCCGGGCTCCAGCAGGGCGGCAGACCCGGGGGTGAATTCTTCGCCCGTGTAGTCCGACAGTATCTCGGCCTGCTGCTGCTCGTTGCCCAGCAGTACCACCGGGTCGATGACCAGGCGTGGACTCAACACGTGGGCGGCTATCGAGAGGTCGCCCTCGGCCAGTGCCTCGGCGATAATGGTGCCGGTGATGGCCGACGGCTCCTGGCCGAAGCCGCCGCAGGCCTCGGGTATGGTGGCCTGCGCGAGTCCGAGCTCCCAGGCTTCCTGGGCCAGCGCGGGGGGAACCTCGCCGCTCTCGTCGGCCTCGTGACCGGCTGGTCGCAGGCGCTCGCGTGCAAAGGCCGCGACCGTGTCGCGTATGAGTTGCTGTTCTTCGTCGAGGTGAAAATCGATCATCTGCTTTCTCCGTTTTCTTGTAGTGAGTCCGCGCGGGCACCGCTGAGCGATACGAGGAGGGTATCGATGTAGTGACCGAGGGCGTCGTGTATGCAGAAACTGTCTGGGTCCTGGTAGTACTGGATCTCCGCTCCGAGAACGGCGCTGGTGTAGGCCGAGGCCACACGCTCGGGGTCTACGTCGGCACGAAACAGTTCCTGCCGCTGTCCCCGTCGTATGAGCCCGGCAAGGAAGCGCCTGAATCCCCTCATGGTGGACCGCAGTTGGTCCGAAACCTGCTCGTTGGTGTCGATGCTCTCGATCATGAGGGTTATCAGGAACCTGGGGTGGTCTTTGGACATCGCGTGGTCCTGGCACACGTGGGCGATGCTGCGCAGGGCCTCGTCGGCGGCCAGGCCGTCGCAACTGGTTTGCACTCTTTGCTCAAACTCGGCGATGCGGTCGAGCACCGTGGCCGCGAGCAGGTCCTGCTTATCGCGAAAGTGGTAGTAGATCGCCCCCTTGGTGACACCCGCGCTGCGGGCGATGCGATCTATCGAGGATCCCGCGTAGCCGTAGCGCGAAAAACAGTCGGCGGCGGTGGCCAGCAATTCGCTGCGCGACCTTCCTTCCTTGGCCAATCCGTTGCTTGTCGGCGACATACCGAACGTTTAGTATTATTGCTGCGATGAGTCAAAAGATGCACAGCTCGGGGCACTTGGAGACGAAGCCGGTTGACCCAGGCGGTATAAACGTGGTCTCTTTGAGCCTGCGCGCTATGGCTTGGATTCGTCAGATACCCCCGGCGCGGGCCGGGGGACGGTTGGCCGGTGTTTACCGGGAAATACGCAGCGAGGTTCCGCGTGTGCCCAACCTCATGCAGGTTTTCAGCCTGAGGCCCGAAACCATGGAGGGCCTGTATCGCTCCTGGTTGTCCTCGATGTGGAACGGGTCGGTAGACCGGCAGACCCGCGAGCTCATGGCCCTGGCCGTGGCGCGCTCGGCTCGCTGCGATTACTGCGTAGACTCGCACCTGGTGTTTCTCCAGGCCTGCGGCATGGACCGCGACCAGGCCTTTGCCATCGAGCGCGATAGCGCTGCCCTTGAAGATTTGCCCGAAGCTGTTCGCGTAGCGATGGAACTCGCCTCCCGCTTGACCTCCGACCCACGCAACTTGTGTGACGAAGACCTGTTAGCCTTGCGAAGGTGCTGGCCAGTGCTTGAACAGCGTGTTGAGCTGATCTCGGTGGCTGCCGGCTTCAACTGCATTACCAGGGTGGCCAACTCGCTGGGTGTCGACCAGGAAATACCGCGGAGCGTTCGTCGTTTTGCAGCGGGCAGGCGCGGCGCTATTTCGCTCTTGTCGCGGCTCACCGCGGTGAGCATGGACATGGACTTCAAGCCGGTTCCTGCGAGACCCCCTGAAGAAAACCTGCGCGCCCTCGATTTTCTTTTCTTCTCGCAGCTGGGGTTTGCTTCGTTGCCGCCTGGCTTCACGGTTCTCCAGCACTGCCCCGAGATGTTTGACGGCCAGCTCAGGCTCATGGAAAAGGCCGTGGCCGTCATGCCGCGCGATCGCTGGATGAGGCTGGGGCTGGTCATCGGCAAGCTAACGGGCTGCGATTACTTTTCGGAAAACTGCGCTGCATGGCTGGAGCAGCGCGGCGTGGACTCGGCCGACGTCGTGGCGGCGGCCGAGGGTGCCCAGTCGTCGCTGGCCGACGCCGAGAAGTGCTGCCTGCGCTTCGCGCGCGACCTTACCCTGCACTCGCACACCATGGACGAGAGCCGGGTGCGCGGGCTGAGGGCTGCCGGGCTTTCGGACGGCGCGATTCTCGATCTTGCCTTCGTGTCGGGGGTCTTTAACGGCATGGTGCGCCACGTGGCGGCCCTGGCCGTTGAAGAAAGCGTGGCTGATGAGTCCGAATCCCTGGTCGAAAGCGACGACGCGTCGGGGCATCTCAACGGAAACGCACCGGCTGGCGATGACTTCCACTGAGGGCGTTCCTGCCAATTCTTTTACAGCGCGGCTGGCCGGTTGACGATGATGTGTATAGGGTAGCGGTGCGCGCCTCGTCGGTGCGCAATTGGAGGCGCTTGAAGTGGTGGACAAGTCTATAGACGGCGAAGTATCGGGTAAGCTGTTCCGGTTTCTCTCGGCCATGCATCCCTCGCTGTCGCGTGCCGAGCGACAGAGCTTTGCCGAGTACGATGCCGATTCCTGGTATCCGTGGAACGGTGAGATCGCCAGTCGTTTTAACGAGTTGATGCGCAGCGCGCCGCGCGACAGCAGCTTCGCCCGCGGCTTTGCCTACGTGGCGCAGAAGGCGATTCCCGAGGGCCGTTACCTGTCGGTGCCGGAATTGCTCGAATACCTCGACCGGCTGCCGTCGGCCTTCAGGGGCGAGTACGGCAGCGGATTCGAGACCAGGCTTGA
Above is a genomic segment from Candidatus Binatota bacterium containing:
- a CDS encoding MFS transporter yields the protein MNMTFSRNEKHVLQLTAVGHFGAHFAMLLFPTVAVVMAAEEGLALETVLGWSFAGFMLFGAGGLPVGYLADRLRAVWVVRVGVIGLGLAVMAVSRADPGPALALSLALVGVFASLYHPAGLGLISRTVAARGEALGINGMFGNVGIAGAPLAAQLACSAWGWRGAYLVLGAGLLVMGLLVAMRSINEAAPGSLTADDQHESGERRRLFLILLVAMTFGGLAYRANTVAQPAYFDARVGQMGHGVATSLVYGLGILGQWAGGRLADRYDLRILYLCFQALALPFVLLMSVLAGLPLLVAAAGYVFFAIGMQPIENSLVARFTPDRWRCTGYGLKFSVVFGIGALSVRGVQQFLEHGTLSGVFVAVGGIIALLVCVAAYLAWRTRAAPILNYAATPVAERQSG
- a CDS encoding acyl-CoA dehydrogenase, with product MDFSLSETALQRRELIHAVAENMMRPISREFDENEHSDAWDFFNTMWEFSSASPADAQISGDAENKKKGPSERTLIAAIQIEELSWGDAGLYLSIPNPALGGAAVNAAGTPEQKKRFLGDFHSGKPRWAAMAITEPHFGSDSKQVATTAVRDGDEWVLNGTKIFCTSGKRALEDSDGFVVVWATLDASKGRAAIKSFIVPAGTPGVTVDKLEHKMGIRASDTAAIRLEDARIPADNLLGSADISDKGHEGFKGVMATFDATRPIVAASALGIAQAAIDFVTDALVEAGIEIRYEAGTREMTVLEKEVINMQSQLQAARLLTWRACNMMDRGERNSREASMCKSKAGLAVTLITQKAVELLGPLGYSRKNLLEKWMRDAKINDIFEGTQQINLMIVARSILGYSSKELN
- a CDS encoding acyl-CoA dehydrogenase, which gives rise to MIDFHLDEEQQLIRDTVAAFARERLRPAGHEADESGEVPPALAQEAWELGLAQATIPEACGGFGQEPSAITGTIIAEALAEGDLSIAAHVLSPRLVIDPVVLLGNEQQQAEILSDYTGEEFTPGSAALLEPGWGNSAFDLKTTAVLDGDDYVINGDKCQVALAAASPWIIAYAAADNGIAALAVRAGTPGLEISEREKNLGLNALDTREIHFKDCRVPASMRLGGDASDLIRRCRVAQSAMAVGVGKASLEYACDYAKEREAFGTMIAQKQAIAFMLAEMAIEVDAARLLGQEAAWKLDSGGDVVREVSIARSYSADAVMMVTDNGVQVLGGHGFIRDHPVELWARNGRGFAIFEGLASV
- a CDS encoding TetR/AcrR family transcriptional regulator, whose product is MSPTSNGLAKEGRSRSELLATAADCFSRYGYAGSSIDRIARSAGVTKGAIYYHFRDKQDLLAATVLDRIAEFEQRVQTSCDGLAADEALRSIAHVCQDHAMSKDHPRFLITLMIESIDTNEQVSDQLRSTMRGFRRFLAGLIRRGQRQELFRADVDPERVASAYTSAVLGAEIQYYQDPDSFCIHDALGHYIDTLLVSLSGARADSLQENGESR